A single window of Methylobacterium nodulans ORS 2060 DNA harbors:
- a CDS encoding GNAT family N-acetyltransferase — translation MEPISTYAASERLRDGRSLTIRALRPEDREGLLAAVDRFGEQSRYLRFFGPKRGFSDKEIDYFVNVDFRGHVALVALVDETARPTVIGGSRYIVTGPGVAELACAVADDYQGQGVGTALMRHLIAIASKSGLRELTAEVLADNAPMLTLLARCGLTVSRQRDGQVVHVVARLPES, via the coding sequence ATGGAGCCGATCTCGACCTACGCTGCCAGCGAGCGCCTCCGCGACGGGCGAAGCCTGACGATCCGCGCGCTCCGGCCGGAGGATCGGGAGGGCCTGCTCGCCGCCGTCGATCGCTTCGGCGAGCAGTCGCGATACCTCCGCTTCTTCGGTCCGAAGCGCGGTTTCAGCGACAAGGAGATCGACTATTTCGTGAATGTCGATTTCCGCGGGCACGTGGCCCTGGTCGCGCTCGTCGACGAGACCGCCCGCCCCACGGTCATCGGGGGCAGCCGCTACATCGTGACCGGGCCGGGCGTGGCCGAGCTGGCCTGTGCGGTGGCGGACGACTACCAGGGACAGGGCGTCGGCACGGCCCTGATGCGCCACCTCATCGCCATCGCCTCGAAGAGTGGGCTCAGGGAGCTGACCGCCGAAGTGCTCGCGGACAACGCTCCCATGCTGACGCTGCTCGCGCGCTGCGGGCTCACGGTGAGCAGGCAGCGCGACGGGCAGGTGGTGCATGTCGTCGCCCGTCTGCCCGAGAGCTGA
- a CDS encoding TrkA C-terminal domain-containing protein — MQRLMRDWVCAVALVATAGAADAQTDRSPLTDRADSMMQMGAASLMPALRGRWIHADHGLIVGRVREVRVSENGHTLLAVVARRRRLGGGEVAIPVPNLRQVGDTLTVSGAPDAIRALPPL, encoded by the coding sequence ATGCAGAGGCTCATGCGTGACTGGGTATGCGCTGTTGCGCTCGTCGCGACCGCCGGCGCGGCCGATGCGCAGACCGACCGCTCGCCCCTGACGGACCGGGCGGATTCGATGATGCAGATGGGAGCGGCTTCGCTGATGCCGGCCCTGCGCGGGCGGTGGATCCATGCCGATCACGGGCTCATCGTGGGCCGCGTGCGCGAGGTCAGGGTCTCGGAGAACGGCCACACGCTCCTCGCGGTCGTGGCGCGTCGCCGCCGGCTCGGAGGCGGAGAGGTCGCGATCCCGGTCCCGAACCTGCGTCAGGTCGGCGACACGCTGACCGTCTCCGGAGCTCCCGACGCCATCCGGGCGCTGCCGCCGCTCTAG
- a CDS encoding phosphate acetyltransferase: protein MAISTTEQAPAGHRRHEKYDRLVAAAQARPRLKVAVVHPCDEASLGAALEAASLGLIEPTLVGPRPKIQAAAAALDADIAGLRIVDAAHSHDAAAKAVALVNAGEAEALMKGSLHTDELMAAVVRREGGLRTARRVSHCFVMDVPSHDVPLIVTDAAINIAPSLEEKRDIVQNAIDLAHAFGIETVRVAIVSAMETVNPKVPSTLDAAALCKMADRGQITGAVLDGPLALDNAIDLGAARIKKIHSPVAGRANVLVVPDLEAGNMLAKSLTFLADADAAGIVLGARVPIILTSRADSRLTRLASCAVASLFAAAQRATRPLPEV from the coding sequence GTGGCGATTTCGACGACAGAGCAGGCGCCGGCCGGGCACCGCCGGCACGAGAAGTACGACCGCCTGGTCGCGGCCGCGCAGGCACGCCCCCGGCTCAAGGTCGCGGTCGTCCATCCCTGCGATGAGGCATCGCTCGGGGCCGCGCTGGAGGCCGCGTCCCTGGGCCTCATCGAGCCCACGCTCGTGGGACCCCGCCCCAAGATCCAGGCCGCCGCCGCCGCGCTCGACGCCGACATCGCGGGCCTGCGCATCGTCGATGCCGCCCATAGCCACGACGCCGCCGCCAAGGCCGTGGCGCTCGTGAATGCGGGCGAGGCCGAGGCGCTGATGAAGGGCAGCCTCCACACCGACGAGTTGATGGCCGCGGTGGTCCGCCGGGAGGGCGGCCTCAGGACCGCCCGCCGCGTCAGCCACTGCTTCGTCATGGACGTGCCCAGTCACGATGTCCCGCTCATCGTCACCGATGCCGCCATCAACATCGCGCCCTCGCTCGAAGAGAAGCGCGACATCGTCCAGAACGCCATCGACCTCGCGCATGCCTTCGGGATCGAGACGGTGCGGGTCGCCATCGTGTCGGCGATGGAAACCGTCAACCCGAAGGTGCCCTCGACCCTCGATGCGGCTGCGCTCTGCAAGATGGCGGATCGGGGCCAGATCACGGGCGCGGTTCTCGATGGGCCGCTCGCCCTCGACAACGCCATCGATCTCGGCGCGGCCCGCATCAAGAAGATCCACTCGCCCGTCGCCGGGCGGGCCAACGTGCTCGTCGTGCCCGACCTCGAGGCGGGCAACATGCTGGCCAAGAGCCTGACCTTCCTGGCCGATGCGGACGCTGCCGGGATCGTGCTGGGGGCCCGGGTCCCGATCATCCTGACGAGCCGCGCCGATTCGCGCCTGACCCGTCTCGCCTCCTGCGCGGTCGCATCCCTGTTCGCGGCCGCCCAGCGCGCGACGCGGCCCTTGCCCGAGGTCTAG
- a CDS encoding hemerythrin domain-containing protein: protein MEGAIKRGRAMNVWQLIARDHANIAELIREIPNALNGPGVIRSRERLLADLIDELRAHSEAVEASLFEPLSAHGRAGELIDDLRHEHGQVMRQLSQLSSHHRKGSEGWLNTFEDATYLVDQHLYRHRHDLLPMAREALPSEEVRTATTAFVRAKVRALQASGPRSLPQRVAIDTTDLFGALAVGLTAAALLLIVWRSGRPWGGAGDARSRARTGSPDGISRGRSRADQAAASAPGNRVPGEDLNRRQDKLLDEALEETFPSSDPISPHQITR from the coding sequence TTGGAAGGCGCCATCAAGAGGGGACGAGCCATGAACGTCTGGCAGCTCATCGCGCGCGACCACGCGAACATCGCCGAACTCATCCGCGAGATACCCAATGCGCTGAACGGTCCCGGCGTCATTCGCAGCCGTGAGCGGCTCCTCGCCGACCTCATCGACGAGCTCCGCGCCCATTCGGAAGCCGTCGAGGCGAGCCTGTTCGAGCCGCTGAGCGCTCACGGCCGGGCCGGTGAGCTGATCGACGATCTCCGCCACGAGCATGGTCAAGTGATGCGGCAGCTCAGCCAGCTGTCCAGCCATCACCGGAAGGGCTCGGAAGGATGGCTCAACACCTTCGAGGATGCCACCTATCTGGTCGACCAGCACCTGTATCGCCATCGTCACGACCTCCTGCCCATGGCGCGTGAAGCGCTGCCTTCCGAGGAGGTTCGGACTGCGACCACCGCCTTCGTGCGGGCAAAGGTGCGGGCTCTGCAGGCGTCGGGCCCGCGCAGCCTGCCGCAGCGGGTGGCCATCGACACCACCGACCTGTTCGGGGCGCTCGCGGTCGGCCTGACGGCTGCCGCCCTCCTGCTCATCGTCTGGCGCTCCGGGCGGCCGTGGGGCGGGGCTGGCGATGCGCGCAGCCGCGCCCGCACCGGCAGCCCTGACGGAATCAGCCGGGGTCGGTCGCGCGCCGATCAGGCGGCGGCGTCCGCGCCGGGCAACCGGGTGCCCGGGGAGGACCTGAATCGTCGCCAGGACAAGCTGCTGGATGAGGCGCTGGAGGAGACCTTCCCGAGCAGCGACCCCATCTCGCCGCACCAGATCACGCGCTAG
- a CDS encoding IS110-like element ISMno16 family transposase has product MSEIIRIGLDTSKSVFQLHGVDAAERPVLKLKLSRSKMLAFFAQQPPCLVALEACGASHHWARTLAGLGHTVRLIAPQHVKPYVPGSKTDAADAAGLCEAVSRPQMRFVPVKTAEQQAALMLTGLREQWLKRRTQVSNSLRGYAAEFGLAAPQGLARLAELVARLAEDPRVPALARPLFAALWAEYQEIEARVQEADRQLKVWQRGNASCRRLSAVPGIGPVGAALLVLKTPAPQAFRSGRDFAAWLGLTPKDHATAGKPRLGGITRAGDEQLRSVLVAGAMAVLRQLKPESAGLAGWLTRLVARKARRLVAVALANKLARIAWRLLVSGASYDPARAGPPMGGAEPARA; this is encoded by the coding sequence ATGAGCGAGATTATCCGCATTGGGCTGGATACGTCCAAGTCTGTTTTCCAGCTGCACGGGGTCGATGCGGCCGAGCGGCCGGTGCTGAAGCTGAAGCTGTCGCGCAGCAAGATGCTGGCCTTCTTCGCCCAGCAGCCGCCCTGCCTGGTGGCGCTGGAAGCCTGCGGGGCCTCGCATCACTGGGCCCGCACCCTGGCCGGGCTGGGCCACACGGTGCGCCTGATCGCGCCCCAGCACGTCAAGCCCTACGTGCCCGGCTCCAAGACCGACGCGGCCGATGCGGCGGGCCTGTGCGAGGCGGTCAGCCGGCCGCAGATGCGCTTCGTGCCGGTCAAGACCGCCGAGCAGCAGGCGGCGCTGATGCTCACGGGCCTGCGCGAGCAATGGCTCAAGCGGCGCACCCAGGTCAGCAACAGCCTGCGCGGGTATGCGGCCGAGTTCGGGCTGGCGGCGCCTCAGGGGCTGGCCCGTCTCGCGGAACTGGTCGCGCGCCTGGCCGAGGACCCGCGCGTGCCGGCTCTGGCCCGCCCGCTGTTTGCGGCGCTGTGGGCCGAGTACCAGGAGATCGAGGCCCGGGTGCAGGAGGCCGACCGCCAGCTCAAAGTGTGGCAGCGGGGCAACGCCAGCTGCCGGCGGCTGAGCGCCGTGCCGGGGATCGGTCCGGTGGGCGCGGCGCTGCTGGTGCTGAAGACGCCGGCCCCCCAGGCGTTCCGCAGCGGGCGGGACTTTGCGGCCTGGCTGGGGCTGACGCCCAAGGATCACGCGACCGCGGGCAAGCCGCGGCTGGGCGGGATCACGCGGGCGGGCGACGAGCAACTGCGCAGCGTGCTGGTGGCCGGCGCGATGGCGGTGCTGCGCCAGCTCAAGCCGGAGAGCGCGGGGCTGGCGGGCTGGCTGACGCGGCTGGTGGCGCGCAAGGCGCGGCGGCTGGTGGCGGTGGCGCTGGCCAACAAGCTGGCGCGGATCGCCTGGCGGCTGTTGGTGAGCGGGGCGAGCTACGACCCGGCCCGGGCCGGCCCGCCGATGGGAGGGGCGGAGCCGGCCCGGGCCTGA